The proteins below come from a single Halictus rubicundus isolate RS-2024b chromosome 13, iyHalRubi1_principal, whole genome shotgun sequence genomic window:
- the LOC143360199 gene encoding protein lin-54 homolog isoform X1 → MFLRLIMSVNKGQNARALVEPLALDSRTLGDGDLSALSLSHNNEQYSTNDFEAFANIQAELECMNAEEVMTTDEEHIIIERNIETETIVPDVEMTEVSDQAQEEHIIYTTANQINQNIVFQTKPTLQRLPASTVQVKSNIGSTTQSQSIMIVSPAGGQGTSQILKISHPSSASAGQLQSLAQTLIAKSADGNIVQLRSAQSGKPVMATSHSGNITLGNVQNAKTVQSAVKRTAQSTSQNRNVYTKMILAGNQTQSGQVLITSSQNENQQAIKFLNNSISTQDVTSPTKTITLAQAQQMGLLSSNKVQHILPSSPQKQGIIVNKLMQSSSAQPSKVAIVPSSTIKSPTKILPAPTLGSQVKTSTISSQQSTFSSTNKSSVQQSPQKVIIRQSSLKPGTVLGSGQVIRIPANQNIVTGSNQVHQIQMPGRQVQYVRLVSTPSSGTTNVVTVGKAKSQTTLQTVGVSQKLGGQQQIVKVVPLNTSNQSLRTVAPKATLTSSGQRLLIPATATVGNQSKNTVAIPASALSQLASGQAVLSTNSNVGNIVVLPAQYIQQQQASDDVKMKSQQAPPSLLGNTQSLQTSTGNLSVGPVIESKGSQRSYSSVEPNGIRPRKPCNCTKSQCLKLYCDCFANGEFCHMCNCNNCSNNLGNEEERQRAIKSCLERNPNAFRPKIGKGRETGDDIRRHNKGCNCKRSGCLKNYCECYEAKIPCSANCKCIGCRNVEEPNLEKKSLKDLAEAAEVRTTQLTLNKAKLQLSEMAFRPPAISNTGARQPFNFLTDKVVEITCQCLMAQADEAERNMFDDETSQRLIIEEFGRCLKEIIESAHKAEAT, encoded by the exons ATGTTCCTAA GACTAATCATGTCTGTAAATAAAGGGCAGAATGCTAGAGCTTTGGTTGAACCACTAGCTCTTGACTCACGTACCCTTGGCGATGGGGATTTAAGTGCATTAAGTCTATCACATAATAATGAACAATATTCGACTAATGACTTTGAAGCATTCGCTAATATTCAAGCTGAATTAGAATGTATGAATGCTGAAGAAGTTATGACAACGGACGAAGAACACATAATAATTGAACGGAATATTGAGACTGAAACAATTGTACCTGATGTGGAAATGACTGAAGTTTCTGACCAAGCTCAAGAAGAACATATTATTTATACAACAGCAAATCAGATTAATCAAAATATTGTGTTTCAAACAAAACCGACGTTACAGAGGCTTCCTGCATCTACTGTACAG GTAAAATCAAATATTGGCTCAACGACACAAAGTCAGTCCATTATGATAGTTTCTCCAGCTGGTGGTCAAGGCACTAGCCAGATTCTAAAAATTTCTCACCCATCGTCAGCATCAGCTGGTCAATTGCAGTCATTAGCACAGACGCTTATAGCAAAGTCTGCTGATGGTAATATAGTTCAATTACGATCTGCACAATCTGGTAAACCAGTTATGGCAACCAGTCACTCTGGAAACATCACATTAGGAAATGTTCAGAATGCAAAGACAGTTCAGTCAGCTGTTAAACGAACTGCACAAAGTACTTCACAAAATCGTAAT GTATATACAAAAATGATATTAGCTGGAAATCAAACGCAATCAGGGCAAGTCCTTATAACTAGTTCACAGAATGAAAACCAACaggcaataaaatttttaaataacagCATTTCCACTCAAGATGTTACAAGTCCAACAAAAACTATAACATTGGCACAAGCACAACAAATGGGATTACTTTCCTCTAATAAAGTTCAACACATTTTACCTTCATCACCACAGAAACAA GGAATAATTGTAAATAAGTTAATGCAATCATCAAGTGCTCAGCCCTCAAAAGTGGCTATAGTCCCAAGCAGTACAATCAAATCTCCAACAAAAATATTACCTGCTCCAACTTTGGGTTCGCAAGTTAAAACTTCGACTATTTCAAGTCAGCAGTCTACATTTTCTTCCACTAATAAATCATCAGTACAACAAAGTCCTCAAAAAGTGATTATACGACAG agtTCTTTGAAACCTGGAACTGTACTTGGAAGTGGACAAGTTATTAGGATACCAGCTAATCAAAACATTGTAACTGGATCTAATCAAGTACATCAAATACAAATGCCAGGGAGAcaa GTGCAATATGTAAGATTAGTTAGTACTCCATCATCTGGGACTACGAATGTTGTTACTGTAGGTAAAGCAAAGTCGCAAACGACTTTGCAAACTGTTGGTGTTAGTCAGAAACTTGGAGGCCAGCAACAAATTGTTAAG GTAGTTCCATTAAATACTAGTAATCAGTCATTAAGGACAGTTGCGCCTAAGGCCACATTAACAAGTAGCGGTCAAAGGTTATTAATTCCTGCAACTGCTACAGTAGGTAACCAGTCAAAAAATACAGTAGCTATTCCAGCATCGGCTTTGAGTCAATTAGCATCTGGACAAGCAGTTCTTTCAACCAATTCAAATGTCGGAAATATTGTAGTTTTACCAGCTCAATACATTCAGCAACAG CAGGCATCGGATGATGTAAAAATGAAGTCTCAGCAAGCACCACCTAGTCTACTGGGTAATACACAAAGCTTACAAACCTCAACAGGAAATTTATCTGTAGGACCTGTTATAGAAAGTAAAGGGTCTCAGAGATCCTACTCTAGTGTCGAACCTAATGGTATTAGGCCAAGAAAACCATGTAATTGTACTAAATCACAATGTCTTAAACT ATATTGCGATTGCTTTGCAAACGGAGAATTTTGTCATATGTGCAACTGCAATAATTGTTCCAATAATCTTGGAAATGAAGAGGAAAGACAACGTGCTATTAAGTCTTGTTTGGAACGTAATCCAAATGCGTTTCGTCCAAAAATTGGGAAAGGTCGTGAGACCGGCGATGACATTCGTAGACATAATAAGGGTTGTAATTGCAAACGTAGTggatgtttaaaaaattattgcgaATGTTACGAG GCTAAGATTCCATGTTCCGCTAACTGTAAATGTATAGGGTGCCGTAATGTGGAAGAaccaaatttagaaaaaaaatctCTAAAAGATCTTGCAGAAGCAGCTGAAGTCAGGACAACACAACTGACATTAAATAAAGCAAAACTACAGTTGTCTGAAATGGCTTTCAGACCACCAGCTATATCTAATACAGGCGCAAG ACAACCCTTCAATTTCTTGACCGACAAAGTAGTCGAAATAACATGTCAGTGTTTAATGGCTCAAGCCGATGAAGCGGAACGTAATATGTTTGATGATGAAACGTCTCAAAGATTAATAATTGAAGAATTCGGTCGTTGTTTGAAAGAAATCATTGAATCGGCTCACAAAGCTGAAGCTACCTAG
- the LOC143360199 gene encoding protein lin-54 homolog isoform X2, which yields MFLRLIMSVNKGQNARALVEPLALDSRTLGDGDLSALSLSHNNEQYSTNDFEAFANIQAELECMNAEEVMTTDEEHIIIERNIETETIVPDVEMTEVSDQAQEEHIIYTTANQINQNIVFQTKPTLQRLPASTVQVKSNIGSTTQSQSIMIVSPAGGQGTSQILKISHPSSASAGQLQSLAQTLIAKSADGNIVQLRSAQSGKPVMATSHSGNITLGNVQNAKTVQSAVKRTAQSTSQNRNVYTKMILAGNQTQSGQVLITSSQNENQQAIKFLNNSISTQDVTSPTKTITLAQAQQMGLLSSNKVQHILPSSPQKQGIIVNKLMQSSSAQPSKVAIVPSSTIKSPTKILPAPTLGSQVKTSTISSQQSTFSSTNKSSVQQSPQKVIIRQSSLKPGTVLGSGQVIRIPANQNIVTGSNQVHQIQMPGRQVQYVRLVSTPSSGTTNVVTVGKAKSQTTLQTVGVSQKLGGQQQIVKVVPLNTSNQSLRTVAPKATLTSSGQRLLIPATATVGNQSKNTVAIPASALSQLASGQAVLSTNSNVGNIVVLPAQYIQQQASDDVKMKSQQAPPSLLGNTQSLQTSTGNLSVGPVIESKGSQRSYSSVEPNGIRPRKPCNCTKSQCLKLYCDCFANGEFCHMCNCNNCSNNLGNEEERQRAIKSCLERNPNAFRPKIGKGRETGDDIRRHNKGCNCKRSGCLKNYCECYEAKIPCSANCKCIGCRNVEEPNLEKKSLKDLAEAAEVRTTQLTLNKAKLQLSEMAFRPPAISNTGARQPFNFLTDKVVEITCQCLMAQADEAERNMFDDETSQRLIIEEFGRCLKEIIESAHKAEAT from the exons ATGTTCCTAA GACTAATCATGTCTGTAAATAAAGGGCAGAATGCTAGAGCTTTGGTTGAACCACTAGCTCTTGACTCACGTACCCTTGGCGATGGGGATTTAAGTGCATTAAGTCTATCACATAATAATGAACAATATTCGACTAATGACTTTGAAGCATTCGCTAATATTCAAGCTGAATTAGAATGTATGAATGCTGAAGAAGTTATGACAACGGACGAAGAACACATAATAATTGAACGGAATATTGAGACTGAAACAATTGTACCTGATGTGGAAATGACTGAAGTTTCTGACCAAGCTCAAGAAGAACATATTATTTATACAACAGCAAATCAGATTAATCAAAATATTGTGTTTCAAACAAAACCGACGTTACAGAGGCTTCCTGCATCTACTGTACAG GTAAAATCAAATATTGGCTCAACGACACAAAGTCAGTCCATTATGATAGTTTCTCCAGCTGGTGGTCAAGGCACTAGCCAGATTCTAAAAATTTCTCACCCATCGTCAGCATCAGCTGGTCAATTGCAGTCATTAGCACAGACGCTTATAGCAAAGTCTGCTGATGGTAATATAGTTCAATTACGATCTGCACAATCTGGTAAACCAGTTATGGCAACCAGTCACTCTGGAAACATCACATTAGGAAATGTTCAGAATGCAAAGACAGTTCAGTCAGCTGTTAAACGAACTGCACAAAGTACTTCACAAAATCGTAAT GTATATACAAAAATGATATTAGCTGGAAATCAAACGCAATCAGGGCAAGTCCTTATAACTAGTTCACAGAATGAAAACCAACaggcaataaaatttttaaataacagCATTTCCACTCAAGATGTTACAAGTCCAACAAAAACTATAACATTGGCACAAGCACAACAAATGGGATTACTTTCCTCTAATAAAGTTCAACACATTTTACCTTCATCACCACAGAAACAA GGAATAATTGTAAATAAGTTAATGCAATCATCAAGTGCTCAGCCCTCAAAAGTGGCTATAGTCCCAAGCAGTACAATCAAATCTCCAACAAAAATATTACCTGCTCCAACTTTGGGTTCGCAAGTTAAAACTTCGACTATTTCAAGTCAGCAGTCTACATTTTCTTCCACTAATAAATCATCAGTACAACAAAGTCCTCAAAAAGTGATTATACGACAG agtTCTTTGAAACCTGGAACTGTACTTGGAAGTGGACAAGTTATTAGGATACCAGCTAATCAAAACATTGTAACTGGATCTAATCAAGTACATCAAATACAAATGCCAGGGAGAcaa GTGCAATATGTAAGATTAGTTAGTACTCCATCATCTGGGACTACGAATGTTGTTACTGTAGGTAAAGCAAAGTCGCAAACGACTTTGCAAACTGTTGGTGTTAGTCAGAAACTTGGAGGCCAGCAACAAATTGTTAAG GTAGTTCCATTAAATACTAGTAATCAGTCATTAAGGACAGTTGCGCCTAAGGCCACATTAACAAGTAGCGGTCAAAGGTTATTAATTCCTGCAACTGCTACAGTAGGTAACCAGTCAAAAAATACAGTAGCTATTCCAGCATCGGCTTTGAGTCAATTAGCATCTGGACAAGCAGTTCTTTCAACCAATTCAAATGTCGGAAATATTGTAGTTTTACCAGCTCAATACATTCAGCAACAG GCATCGGATGATGTAAAAATGAAGTCTCAGCAAGCACCACCTAGTCTACTGGGTAATACACAAAGCTTACAAACCTCAACAGGAAATTTATCTGTAGGACCTGTTATAGAAAGTAAAGGGTCTCAGAGATCCTACTCTAGTGTCGAACCTAATGGTATTAGGCCAAGAAAACCATGTAATTGTACTAAATCACAATGTCTTAAACT ATATTGCGATTGCTTTGCAAACGGAGAATTTTGTCATATGTGCAACTGCAATAATTGTTCCAATAATCTTGGAAATGAAGAGGAAAGACAACGTGCTATTAAGTCTTGTTTGGAACGTAATCCAAATGCGTTTCGTCCAAAAATTGGGAAAGGTCGTGAGACCGGCGATGACATTCGTAGACATAATAAGGGTTGTAATTGCAAACGTAGTggatgtttaaaaaattattgcgaATGTTACGAG GCTAAGATTCCATGTTCCGCTAACTGTAAATGTATAGGGTGCCGTAATGTGGAAGAaccaaatttagaaaaaaaatctCTAAAAGATCTTGCAGAAGCAGCTGAAGTCAGGACAACACAACTGACATTAAATAAAGCAAAACTACAGTTGTCTGAAATGGCTTTCAGACCACCAGCTATATCTAATACAGGCGCAAG ACAACCCTTCAATTTCTTGACCGACAAAGTAGTCGAAATAACATGTCAGTGTTTAATGGCTCAAGCCGATGAAGCGGAACGTAATATGTTTGATGATGAAACGTCTCAAAGATTAATAATTGAAGAATTCGGTCGTTGTTTGAAAGAAATCATTGAATCGGCTCACAAAGCTGAAGCTACCTAG
- the LOC143360199 gene encoding protein lin-54 homolog isoform X3: MSVNKGQNARALVEPLALDSRTLGDGDLSALSLSHNNEQYSTNDFEAFANIQAELECMNAEEVMTTDEEHIIIERNIETETIVPDVEMTEVSDQAQEEHIIYTTANQINQNIVFQTKPTLQRLPASTVQVKSNIGSTTQSQSIMIVSPAGGQGTSQILKISHPSSASAGQLQSLAQTLIAKSADGNIVQLRSAQSGKPVMATSHSGNITLGNVQNAKTVQSAVKRTAQSTSQNRNVYTKMILAGNQTQSGQVLITSSQNENQQAIKFLNNSISTQDVTSPTKTITLAQAQQMGLLSSNKVQHILPSSPQKQGIIVNKLMQSSSAQPSKVAIVPSSTIKSPTKILPAPTLGSQVKTSTISSQQSTFSSTNKSSVQQSPQKVIIRQSSLKPGTVLGSGQVIRIPANQNIVTGSNQVHQIQMPGRQVQYVRLVSTPSSGTTNVVTVGKAKSQTTLQTVGVSQKLGGQQQIVKVVPLNTSNQSLRTVAPKATLTSSGQRLLIPATATVGNQSKNTVAIPASALSQLASGQAVLSTNSNVGNIVVLPAQYIQQQQASDDVKMKSQQAPPSLLGNTQSLQTSTGNLSVGPVIESKGSQRSYSSVEPNGIRPRKPCNCTKSQCLKLYCDCFANGEFCHMCNCNNCSNNLGNEEERQRAIKSCLERNPNAFRPKIGKGRETGDDIRRHNKGCNCKRSGCLKNYCECYEAKIPCSANCKCIGCRNVEEPNLEKKSLKDLAEAAEVRTTQLTLNKAKLQLSEMAFRPPAISNTGARQPFNFLTDKVVEITCQCLMAQADEAERNMFDDETSQRLIIEEFGRCLKEIIESAHKAEAT, translated from the exons ATGTCTGTAAATAAAGGGCAGAATGCTAGAGCTTTGGTTGAACCACTAGCTCTTGACTCACGTACCCTTGGCGATGGGGATTTAAGTGCATTAAGTCTATCACATAATAATGAACAATATTCGACTAATGACTTTGAAGCATTCGCTAATATTCAAGCTGAATTAGAATGTATGAATGCTGAAGAAGTTATGACAACGGACGAAGAACACATAATAATTGAACGGAATATTGAGACTGAAACAATTGTACCTGATGTGGAAATGACTGAAGTTTCTGACCAAGCTCAAGAAGAACATATTATTTATACAACAGCAAATCAGATTAATCAAAATATTGTGTTTCAAACAAAACCGACGTTACAGAGGCTTCCTGCATCTACTGTACAG GTAAAATCAAATATTGGCTCAACGACACAAAGTCAGTCCATTATGATAGTTTCTCCAGCTGGTGGTCAAGGCACTAGCCAGATTCTAAAAATTTCTCACCCATCGTCAGCATCAGCTGGTCAATTGCAGTCATTAGCACAGACGCTTATAGCAAAGTCTGCTGATGGTAATATAGTTCAATTACGATCTGCACAATCTGGTAAACCAGTTATGGCAACCAGTCACTCTGGAAACATCACATTAGGAAATGTTCAGAATGCAAAGACAGTTCAGTCAGCTGTTAAACGAACTGCACAAAGTACTTCACAAAATCGTAAT GTATATACAAAAATGATATTAGCTGGAAATCAAACGCAATCAGGGCAAGTCCTTATAACTAGTTCACAGAATGAAAACCAACaggcaataaaatttttaaataacagCATTTCCACTCAAGATGTTACAAGTCCAACAAAAACTATAACATTGGCACAAGCACAACAAATGGGATTACTTTCCTCTAATAAAGTTCAACACATTTTACCTTCATCACCACAGAAACAA GGAATAATTGTAAATAAGTTAATGCAATCATCAAGTGCTCAGCCCTCAAAAGTGGCTATAGTCCCAAGCAGTACAATCAAATCTCCAACAAAAATATTACCTGCTCCAACTTTGGGTTCGCAAGTTAAAACTTCGACTATTTCAAGTCAGCAGTCTACATTTTCTTCCACTAATAAATCATCAGTACAACAAAGTCCTCAAAAAGTGATTATACGACAG agtTCTTTGAAACCTGGAACTGTACTTGGAAGTGGACAAGTTATTAGGATACCAGCTAATCAAAACATTGTAACTGGATCTAATCAAGTACATCAAATACAAATGCCAGGGAGAcaa GTGCAATATGTAAGATTAGTTAGTACTCCATCATCTGGGACTACGAATGTTGTTACTGTAGGTAAAGCAAAGTCGCAAACGACTTTGCAAACTGTTGGTGTTAGTCAGAAACTTGGAGGCCAGCAACAAATTGTTAAG GTAGTTCCATTAAATACTAGTAATCAGTCATTAAGGACAGTTGCGCCTAAGGCCACATTAACAAGTAGCGGTCAAAGGTTATTAATTCCTGCAACTGCTACAGTAGGTAACCAGTCAAAAAATACAGTAGCTATTCCAGCATCGGCTTTGAGTCAATTAGCATCTGGACAAGCAGTTCTTTCAACCAATTCAAATGTCGGAAATATTGTAGTTTTACCAGCTCAATACATTCAGCAACAG CAGGCATCGGATGATGTAAAAATGAAGTCTCAGCAAGCACCACCTAGTCTACTGGGTAATACACAAAGCTTACAAACCTCAACAGGAAATTTATCTGTAGGACCTGTTATAGAAAGTAAAGGGTCTCAGAGATCCTACTCTAGTGTCGAACCTAATGGTATTAGGCCAAGAAAACCATGTAATTGTACTAAATCACAATGTCTTAAACT ATATTGCGATTGCTTTGCAAACGGAGAATTTTGTCATATGTGCAACTGCAATAATTGTTCCAATAATCTTGGAAATGAAGAGGAAAGACAACGTGCTATTAAGTCTTGTTTGGAACGTAATCCAAATGCGTTTCGTCCAAAAATTGGGAAAGGTCGTGAGACCGGCGATGACATTCGTAGACATAATAAGGGTTGTAATTGCAAACGTAGTggatgtttaaaaaattattgcgaATGTTACGAG GCTAAGATTCCATGTTCCGCTAACTGTAAATGTATAGGGTGCCGTAATGTGGAAGAaccaaatttagaaaaaaaatctCTAAAAGATCTTGCAGAAGCAGCTGAAGTCAGGACAACACAACTGACATTAAATAAAGCAAAACTACAGTTGTCTGAAATGGCTTTCAGACCACCAGCTATATCTAATACAGGCGCAAG ACAACCCTTCAATTTCTTGACCGACAAAGTAGTCGAAATAACATGTCAGTGTTTAATGGCTCAAGCCGATGAAGCGGAACGTAATATGTTTGATGATGAAACGTCTCAAAGATTAATAATTGAAGAATTCGGTCGTTGTTTGAAAGAAATCATTGAATCGGCTCACAAAGCTGAAGCTACCTAG
- the LOC143360367 gene encoding uncharacterized protein LOC143360367 isoform X1 yields MEEFRKNFSLYSSILCFTALWPYDESRLGKIQRVTLSVLYLCLLAIQNMTRYARAKGSKASNEKTPDEATPWHILKQQLNGNLSKQGHIEKPKSAKELLQDKEVLYCDVGNIKNDWAEFEESILTKNRNPIRKKNKKRKDTLVDITVTSDENKKNGDNVNSQKKSQKKRNIDETDTSMIDVKMKKPKKDKNLLLQINNNLKEKSSISQDNAEKNEVTKKHTKLNKKNKQNKQNDDKSSETSMNSNNVSQTIIGVITEENISNNKSNLCVTEVKKDLSSKHNIRQQKKHNVDYKSSNNHMINRNNGRNKNNENSNAIQKFNKTNTSKSNHSKFHGPNFENNKNNNKKPRKVRDDKEHKRRKPEVDSTKLTINGMEIEVVKFDGFPIKKEDADRLCELKQKMIMKGIPEKEIDRAMKLERRRAEKALARIRKCVCFHCRKAGHNLSDCPELGSEQACTGICFKCGSTEHTHFECKVAKPTEFRFATCFICREQGHIAKQCPDNPRGTYPQGGSCKLCGDVTHLKKDCPNLMKEKEENTITVNTIADGNIESLEGSKHSVQIAENKKPKKVVKF; encoded by the exons AATATGACTCGATATGCAAGAGCTAAGGGGTCAAAAGCATCAAATGAAAAAACTCCAGATGAAGCCACCCCGTGGCATATATTGAAACAACAACTAAACGGAAATTTGTCTAAACAAGGTCATATAGAAAAACCAAAATCAGCAAAAGAACTGTTGCAAGATAAAGAAGTACTTTACTGTGATGTAggaaacattaaaaatgatTGGGCAGAATTTGAAGAAAGTATACTAACAAAAAATAGAAATCcaataagaaagaaaaataaaaaaaggaagGACACATTAGTTGATATAACTGTTACTTCTgatgaaaataagaagaatggaGATAATGTCAATTCTCAAAAGAAATCACAGAAGAAAAGAAACATCGATGAAACTGATACTTCTATGATAgatgtgaaaatgaaaaaacccAAGAAAGATAAAAACTTATTGCTTCAGATAAataataacttgaaagaaaaaagCTCTATTAGCCAAGATAATGCAGAAAAGAATGAAGTAACTAAAAAACACACTAaattaaataagaaaaataaacaaaataaacagAACGATGATAAGTCTTCAGAAACATCAATGAACAGCAATAATGTTTCACAAACCATTATTGGTGTTATAACTGAAGAAAATATATCGAATAATAAATCAAATTTGTGTGTAACAGAGGTGAAAAAGGATTTATCATCTAAACATAATATAAGGCAACAGAAGAAACATAACGTTGATTACAAAAGTAGTAATAACCATATGATCAATCGAAATaatggaagaaacaaaaataatgaaaacagtAATGCAATACAGAAATTTAATAAAACTAATACTAGCAAATCAAACCATTCCAAATTTCATGGGcccaattttgaaaataataaaaataataacaagaaACCTCGAAAAGTTCGAGATGATAAAGAACATAAACGAAGAAAACCTGAGGTAGATTCAACAAAATTAACAATCAATGGTATGGAAATAGAAGTTGTGAAATTTGATggttttccaattaaaaaagaAGATGCAGACAGATTATgtgaattaaaacaaaaaatgaTCATGAAAG GTATTCCCGAAAAAGAAATAGATAGAGCAATGAAATTGGAAAGGAGGAGAGCTGAGAAAGCATTAGCAAGAATCAGAAAATGTGTGTGTTTCCACTGTCGTAAAGCTGGGCACAATTTGTCCGATTGTCCTGAACTTGGATCTGAGCAAGCATGTACTGGTATCTGCTTCAAGTGTGGATCAACAGAACATACACATTTTGAATGTAAAGTGGCCAAACCAACAGAATTCAGATTTGCAACATGTTTCATTTGTCGGGAGCAAGGGCATATTGCTAAACAATGTCCTGATAATCCTAGAGGTACTTACCCTCAGGGAGGAAGTTGCAAATTGTGTGGTGATGTGACACATTTAAAAAAGGATTGTCCAAACTTAAtgaaagaaaaggaagaaaataCAATTACAGTGAATACAATCGCAGATGGTAACATAGAATCTTTAGAAGGAAGTAAACACTCAGTCCAAATAGCAGAGAATAAGAAACCTAAGAAAGTAGTCAAATTTTAA
- the LOC143360367 gene encoding uncharacterized protein LOC143360367 isoform X2, whose product MTRYARAKGSKASNEKTPDEATPWHILKQQLNGNLSKQGHIEKPKSAKELLQDKEVLYCDVGNIKNDWAEFEESILTKNRNPIRKKNKKRKDTLVDITVTSDENKKNGDNVNSQKKSQKKRNIDETDTSMIDVKMKKPKKDKNLLLQINNNLKEKSSISQDNAEKNEVTKKHTKLNKKNKQNKQNDDKSSETSMNSNNVSQTIIGVITEENISNNKSNLCVTEVKKDLSSKHNIRQQKKHNVDYKSSNNHMINRNNGRNKNNENSNAIQKFNKTNTSKSNHSKFHGPNFENNKNNNKKPRKVRDDKEHKRRKPEVDSTKLTINGMEIEVVKFDGFPIKKEDADRLCELKQKMIMKGIPEKEIDRAMKLERRRAEKALARIRKCVCFHCRKAGHNLSDCPELGSEQACTGICFKCGSTEHTHFECKVAKPTEFRFATCFICREQGHIAKQCPDNPRGTYPQGGSCKLCGDVTHLKKDCPNLMKEKEENTITVNTIADGNIESLEGSKHSVQIAENKKPKKVVKF is encoded by the exons ATGACTCGATATGCAAGAGCTAAGGGGTCAAAAGCATCAAATGAAAAAACTCCAGATGAAGCCACCCCGTGGCATATATTGAAACAACAACTAAACGGAAATTTGTCTAAACAAGGTCATATAGAAAAACCAAAATCAGCAAAAGAACTGTTGCAAGATAAAGAAGTACTTTACTGTGATGTAggaaacattaaaaatgatTGGGCAGAATTTGAAGAAAGTATACTAACAAAAAATAGAAATCcaataagaaagaaaaataaaaaaaggaagGACACATTAGTTGATATAACTGTTACTTCTgatgaaaataagaagaatggaGATAATGTCAATTCTCAAAAGAAATCACAGAAGAAAAGAAACATCGATGAAACTGATACTTCTATGATAgatgtgaaaatgaaaaaacccAAGAAAGATAAAAACTTATTGCTTCAGATAAataataacttgaaagaaaaaagCTCTATTAGCCAAGATAATGCAGAAAAGAATGAAGTAACTAAAAAACACACTAaattaaataagaaaaataaacaaaataaacagAACGATGATAAGTCTTCAGAAACATCAATGAACAGCAATAATGTTTCACAAACCATTATTGGTGTTATAACTGAAGAAAATATATCGAATAATAAATCAAATTTGTGTGTAACAGAGGTGAAAAAGGATTTATCATCTAAACATAATATAAGGCAACAGAAGAAACATAACGTTGATTACAAAAGTAGTAATAACCATATGATCAATCGAAATaatggaagaaacaaaaataatgaaaacagtAATGCAATACAGAAATTTAATAAAACTAATACTAGCAAATCAAACCATTCCAAATTTCATGGGcccaattttgaaaataataaaaataataacaagaaACCTCGAAAAGTTCGAGATGATAAAGAACATAAACGAAGAAAACCTGAGGTAGATTCAACAAAATTAACAATCAATGGTATGGAAATAGAAGTTGTGAAATTTGATggttttccaattaaaaaagaAGATGCAGACAGATTATgtgaattaaaacaaaaaatgaTCATGAAAG GTATTCCCGAAAAAGAAATAGATAGAGCAATGAAATTGGAAAGGAGGAGAGCTGAGAAAGCATTAGCAAGAATCAGAAAATGTGTGTGTTTCCACTGTCGTAAAGCTGGGCACAATTTGTCCGATTGTCCTGAACTTGGATCTGAGCAAGCATGTACTGGTATCTGCTTCAAGTGTGGATCAACAGAACATACACATTTTGAATGTAAAGTGGCCAAACCAACAGAATTCAGATTTGCAACATGTTTCATTTGTCGGGAGCAAGGGCATATTGCTAAACAATGTCCTGATAATCCTAGAGGTACTTACCCTCAGGGAGGAAGTTGCAAATTGTGTGGTGATGTGACACATTTAAAAAAGGATTGTCCAAACTTAAtgaaagaaaaggaagaaaataCAATTACAGTGAATACAATCGCAGATGGTAACATAGAATCTTTAGAAGGAAGTAAACACTCAGTCCAAATAGCAGAGAATAAGAAACCTAAGAAAGTAGTCAAATTTTAA